The following proteins are encoded in a genomic region of Desulfovibrio sp.:
- a CDS encoding type 1 glutamine amidotransferase domain-containing protein, which yields MNAQKKILMVTTSADALTNGRKTGVWLEEIAVPYLALAKAGLSITVASPKGGAVPVDPHSLDDASVAKWPDIIELLKNSAPLKEIQAEGFDAIFLPGGHGTMMDFATDAELKRLLNDFAKADKIIAAVCHGPAGLVGAKKSDGSPLVAGKTITAFTDDEEIAMQLEKAVPFMLETTLRSEGANFVVGPMWAPHVEVDGKLITGQNPASSEPIAQAVLERLR from the coding sequence ATGAACGCGCAGAAAAAAATACTCATGGTTACGACCAGCGCCGATGCCCTGACCAACGGCAGAAAAACAGGCGTGTGGCTTGAAGAAATCGCGGTTCCCTATCTTGCGCTGGCAAAGGCAGGCCTCTCCATAACCGTTGCCAGCCCCAAGGGCGGCGCGGTGCCAGTTGATCCCCACAGCCTTGATGATGCCTCTGTTGCCAAATGGCCCGACATCATTGAACTGCTGAAAAATTCTGCGCCTCTCAAGGAGATTCAGGCCGAAGGCTTTGACGCCATCTTTCTGCCTGGCGGGCACGGCACCATGATGGATTTTGCCACCGATGCCGAACTGAAACGCCTGCTCAACGATTTTGCCAAAGCAGACAAGATAATTGCGGCTGTGTGCCACGGCCCGGCCGGGCTGGTAGGTGCCAAAAAGTCTGACGGCTCCCCCCTTGTGGCGGGCAAAACCATAACGGCCTTTACCGATGATGAAGAAATTGCCATGCAGCTGGAAAAGGCAGTTCCTTTTATGCTCGAAACAACGTTGCGCAGCGAAGGCGCGAACTTTGTGGTCGGCCCCATGTGGGCGCCGCATGTGGAAGTGGACGGCAAGCTTATAACCGGGCAAAACCCGGCGTCCAGCGAACCCATTGCCCAGGCGGTTCTTGAACGCCTGCGGTAA
- a CDS encoding TetR/AcrR family transcriptional regulator, whose translation MKESAREKIIAVGVEIVAVSGFNATGIDAILKAAGVPKGSFYHHFGTKENFGIEVINLFAENYTKKLHGYLDAETMPPLQRIRRYLEESIERTVQDNFSKGCLIGNLGQELAAQSERFRCRLEEVFHDWLGLFAKCLHEAQAAGELNPGLDAQSLAGFLLSGWEGAILRAKVMRSPEPLKQFVNVLFTRVLTAK comes from the coding sequence ATGAAAGAAAGCGCACGAGAAAAAATCATTGCTGTAGGTGTTGAAATAGTCGCTGTTTCCGGCTTCAACGCCACAGGCATAGACGCCATACTCAAGGCGGCGGGCGTGCCGAAAGGCTCGTTCTACCACCATTTTGGCACCAAGGAAAATTTCGGCATCGAGGTCATCAACCTCTTTGCTGAAAACTATACAAAAAAATTGCACGGCTACCTTGATGCCGAAACGATGCCCCCGCTCCAGCGCATCCGTAGGTATCTGGAAGAAAGCATTGAACGTACAGTGCAGGACAACTTCAGCAAGGGTTGCCTCATCGGGAATCTGGGACAGGAGCTAGCCGCCCAGAGCGAACGGTTCAGATGCCGATTGGAAGAAGTCTTCCACGACTGGCTTGGACTTTTTGCCAAGTGCCTGCACGAAGCACAGGCGGCTGGCGAACTGAATCCGGGGCTTGACGCCCAATCGCTTGCAGGCTTTCTTCTCTCTGGTTGGGAGGGAGCCATCTTGCGGGCAAAGGTCATGCGCTCGCCCGAGCCGCTGAAACAATTTGTGAATGTGCTGTTCACAAGGGTTTTAACAGCAAAGTAA